The genomic region ATTAATTTTTAAAATCTTGTCGTTTGAGATATAAGATATGAGACTCCCCGGGCTAACATCCGGGGTTTCTTTGTTACAAAACTTCACTTTGCGTTTTCATCCAACAACAAACCGCAACGCGTCCGCGGCGGCAAGTCAGAGGTGCCATGAAATCACGATACTATCCATCCCCCGGCCTACGCAGGGGATGTTGTGTATTATCACAAACAAAAAGCCCTTCGATTGAAGGGCTTTTTGTTACAAAATATTTTATATCTTGGTATTACTCAAGGCCGATACTTTTTAAAAAAGGCTTATTATCAACCTTGCGGCCTAAAAACTTTTCAACAATTTCCTGCTCTTCATAAGTGCCGCCAACGGCTAAAATTTCATCTCTGAATCTCTTGCCGGTTTCGGGGTTATCCAAACCTTCTTTTTCAAAAACGCTAAACATATCCTCAGCTATTACTTTTGCCCAAAGGTAACCGTAATACCCGGCGTCATAGCCGCCCATAATATGGTCAAAACTGGCCTGCGGTATCGTGTCCGGAGTTACGGGAACGCCAGTTATTTTTTTTGCCAGTTTAAAATATTCTTTTGTTGTATCTAGTTCTTTATTGCTTGTATGCAAATCCATATCATACTGCGCAAAAAAGTTTTGCCTTTGGTAAGCGCGAGCGCTGAAAACATTTTTACCCTTAATCATTTTTTCAATAATTTCGTCGGGAAGAGGCTCGCCCGTTTTATAATGTTTGGAAATCTTTTTAAGCACGGCGGGGTGCCAGGCCCAATTTTCCAAAATTTGAGAAGGAACTTCAACGAAATCGCCCGCTACAGCAGTACCGCTTAAGCCGGAATATTTTGCCGTGGTTAAAGCGTTATGTAAAACATGCCCGAACTCATGGAACAGGGTTTCAACCTCGTCATGTTTTAAAAGCGACGGAGCGTCTTTAGAAGGCGGGTTAAAATTAGCCACTATCGCGGTAAAAGGTTTTTGGTAAGAGCCGTCTTCCTTTTGGTGTCCGTCAACCAAATCAAAACAGGCCGCGTGTTTATATTTGCCTTCTCTGGGAAAAAGGTCCATATAAACATAAGCGACGGTTTGTTTTGTTGCAGAATCAATTAATTCATAAGTGCGTACGTCCTTATGCCAAACAGGTATTTTAACCTGTTTAAACTCAATGCCGAACAAATGCCCGAAAGATTCCAACATCCCGTCAATAACAACATCCGCGGGGAAGTATTCTTTTATCTTTTCGGCGTCAACGTCATAATTTATTTTCTTATATAAGGTTGACCAAAAAGCGGACTCCCAGCCATAAACATTTTTATCTTTTTTCCCCGCTCTTTCTTCCTTTAAAGCAAGAAGCTGCTTGTCTTCTTTTTTACCGTAAGGCTTTAATTTCTTTTCAATATCTTTTAAAAACTTTTCAACCGTTTTCGGGTTTTTTGCCATGCGGTATTCAAGCTTCATATCGGCAAACGTTTTGTAGCCCAGCAAGGACGCTGTTTGGCGGCGTAAATCCAAGGAATTTTCCAAGAGTTTTACGTTTTCGTCTCCGCCTCTTCTTAAATATTTAAACTCAAGCGCCCGGCGGGCAGAATCGCTTTCGCTGTTTTTCATAAAAGGCACATAATCAGGATAGTTAAGCGTTACTTTATAAAAACCCTCAAGCCTTTCAAGCCTGTTTATATATTCTTCGGGCAGACCTTTTAAATCTTCTCTTGTAACAAGTTCAAAGTCGGCGTTATCTCTTATATTTTTGCTAAAGTTTATTGAATTTTCAGAACGTTGACGGCTTAAATTTCTGTAAATTTCAAGCTGGTCGTCAGGCAAGTGAAGCCCGCTTTTCCTAAACCCGATCATCATATTTTCTAAAAGTTTTGCTTCGGGCACATCAAGTTTGGGGTTTGTGTCAGCATATTCTTTAATGGCGTTGTATAAATCTTTACGCGTGCCGACTTCCACCATATAGGCGCTTACTTTGCTTTGAAGCTCGGTGGCCGAATCTCTTAATTTCTGGTCGGGCGACACGTAAGCCAAAAACATTGCTATGCCAAAAGAATCTCCGTATTTGTCAAAAGCTTTATTATAAGCAATAACAGTATTTTCGAAAGTTCTTTCCCCGGCGGGAACGGCTAAAACAGACGCTAAATCTTTTTCTAACTGTATTCTGGCCTTGGTTTCCGCCGACGCTAGAGCGTCGGCCTTATAGTTAAAATGAAGCACTCCTTTTTGAAACATGTCCGATGTCATAGAAAATACCCCTGTGGTAAGTAATATTAGCTGCAGCATTAATAGTATTTTTTTCATTGTAAATAATCCTTGTAAAAAAA from Elusimicrobium minutum Pei191 harbors:
- a CDS encoding M3 family metallopeptidase → MKKILLMLQLILLTTGVFSMTSDMFQKGVLHFNYKADALASAETKARIQLEKDLASVLAVPAGERTFENTVIAYNKAFDKYGDSFGIAMFLAYVSPDQKLRDSATELQSKVSAYMVEVGTRKDLYNAIKEYADTNPKLDVPEAKLLENMMIGFRKSGLHLPDDQLEIYRNLSRQRSENSINFSKNIRDNADFELVTREDLKGLPEEYINRLERLEGFYKVTLNYPDYVPFMKNSESDSARRALEFKYLRRGGDENVKLLENSLDLRRQTASLLGYKTFADMKLEYRMAKNPKTVEKFLKDIEKKLKPYGKKEDKQLLALKEERAGKKDKNVYGWESAFWSTLYKKINYDVDAEKIKEYFPADVVIDGMLESFGHLFGIEFKQVKIPVWHKDVRTYELIDSATKQTVAYVYMDLFPREGKYKHAACFDLVDGHQKEDGSYQKPFTAIVANFNPPSKDAPSLLKHDEVETLFHEFGHVLHNALTTAKYSGLSGTAVAGDFVEVPSQILENWAWHPAVLKKISKHYKTGEPLPDEIIEKMIKGKNVFSARAYQRQNFFAQYDMDLHTSNKELDTTKEYFKLAKKITGVPVTPDTIPQASFDHIMGGYDAGYYGYLWAKVIAEDMFSVFEKEGLDNPETGKRFRDEILAVGGTYEEQEIVEKFLGRKVDNKPFLKSIGLE